The following are encoded in a window of Ictalurus punctatus breed USDA103 chromosome 13, Coco_2.0, whole genome shotgun sequence genomic DNA:
- the slc35g1 gene encoding solute carrier family 35 member G1 isoform X1 — protein MDGLRNGKGGDDDDGGHTVFSVVPFRDEDTAFPKVAGDAEGEEKDGETRLRRGSIGGHEEEGDGGNDMSQENSRKWTECLCFKKGHERDPEPDPEESRAAVQIEKKACSGLGLIYTLLASVFFSVAALLVKKINGLHAVEISAIRCFFQMLFVMPAMIYFKIGFLGPRGMRVYLFLRGFLGSNAMILLYYAVLQMPLADATVITFSNPVFTSLLAWIFLKERCSVWDVIFTISTLTGVVLIARPPFLFGGEISDIENNYDNHLKGTVAAFVSAVAVACTMVILRKMGKNVHYYLAVWYYAVLGFIECVVVLFIIDEWKMPSCGWDRWIMMSIGVLGIAGQIFLTKALQVEKAGPVALMRTTDVVLAFVLQFLFLNRKPTWWSLGGALCVISSTTGVAIRKWYNSTRHNS, from the exons ATGGACGGTTTGAGGAACGGAAAGGGCGGCGATGACGATGATGGCGGACACACGGTTTTCTCGGTTGTCCCCTTCAGGGACGAGGACACGGCATTTCCTAAAGTTGCGGGTGATGCGGAGGGGGAGGAGAAGGACGGAGAAACCCGGCTACGGCGAGGCAGTATCGGAGGACACGAGGAAGAAGGTGATGGCGGTAACGACATGTCACAGGAAAACTCACGCAAATGGAcggagtgtttgtgttttaaaaaggGGCACGAGCGCGACCCCGAGCCCGACCCTGAGGAGTCACGCGCCGCAGTTCAGATAG AGAAGAAAGCATGCTCTGGCCTGGGTCTCATCTACACCCTCCTGGCCTCAGTCTTCTTTTCAGTTGCTGCTCTTCTCGTGAAGAAAATCAACGGGCTTCACGCGGTGGAAATCAGTGCAATCCGCTGCTTTTTCCAGATGCTGTTTGTCATGCCAGCCATGATCTACTTCAA AATTGGTTTCCTGGGTCCCCGAGGTATGCGGGTGTACCTGTTTCTGCGAGGTTTCCTGGGTTCCAACGCTATGATCCTGCTGTACTACGCCGTGCTTCAGATGCCCCTGGCTGATGCCACGGTCATTACCTTCAGCAACCCTGTCTTCACATCCTTGCTGGCCTGGATCTTCCTCAAGGAGCGCTGCTCTGTCTGGGATGTCATATTCACCATCTCCACCCTCACCGGAGTTGTCCTCATAGCGAGGCCGCCCTTCCTCTTCGGGGGTGAGATCTCAGACATTGAGAACAACTACGACAACCACTTAAAGGGCACCGTAGCTGCCTTCGTAAGCGCCGTTGCGGTAGCATGCACGATGGTCATCTTGAGAAAGATGGGCAAGAATGTGCATTACTACCTCGCTGTGTGGTATTATGCTGTCCTGGGTTTCATAGAGTGTGTCGTGGTGTTGTTCATCATAGATGAGTGGAAAATGCCATCGTGCGGCTGGGACAGGTGGATCATGATGTCCATTGGGGTCCTGGGTATTGCTGGCCAGATATTCCTTACCAAAGCACTGCAGGTGGAGAAGGCCGGCCCGGTGGCACTCATGAGGACCACGGACGTGGTGTTGGCCTTCGTACTGCAATTCCTCTTCCTCAATCGCAAGCCGACATGGTGGAGCCTCGGCGGAGCGCTGTGCGTGATTAGCAGCACCACCGGCGTGGCGATCAGAAAGTGGTACAACAGTACTAGGCATAACAGCTGA
- the slc35g1 gene encoding solute carrier family 35 member G1 isoform X2, whose translation MSQGIARSPGVAQHLGILVDCPKKFASTPSQPCAVYEKKACSGLGLIYTLLASVFFSVAALLVKKINGLHAVEISAIRCFFQMLFVMPAMIYFKIGFLGPRGMRVYLFLRGFLGSNAMILLYYAVLQMPLADATVITFSNPVFTSLLAWIFLKERCSVWDVIFTISTLTGVVLIARPPFLFGGEISDIENNYDNHLKGTVAAFVSAVAVACTMVILRKMGKNVHYYLAVWYYAVLGFIECVVVLFIIDEWKMPSCGWDRWIMMSIGVLGIAGQIFLTKALQVEKAGPVALMRTTDVVLAFVLQFLFLNRKPTWWSLGGALCVISSTTGVAIRKWYNSTRHNS comes from the exons ATGTCGCAAGGGATCGCAAGATCACCAGGAGTAGCGCAACATCTGGGCATTCTTGTGGACTGTCCCAAAAAGTTTGCTTCAACACCCTCGCAGCCATGTGCAGTATACG AGAAGAAAGCATGCTCTGGCCTGGGTCTCATCTACACCCTCCTGGCCTCAGTCTTCTTTTCAGTTGCTGCTCTTCTCGTGAAGAAAATCAACGGGCTTCACGCGGTGGAAATCAGTGCAATCCGCTGCTTTTTCCAGATGCTGTTTGTCATGCCAGCCATGATCTACTTCAA AATTGGTTTCCTGGGTCCCCGAGGTATGCGGGTGTACCTGTTTCTGCGAGGTTTCCTGGGTTCCAACGCTATGATCCTGCTGTACTACGCCGTGCTTCAGATGCCCCTGGCTGATGCCACGGTCATTACCTTCAGCAACCCTGTCTTCACATCCTTGCTGGCCTGGATCTTCCTCAAGGAGCGCTGCTCTGTCTGGGATGTCATATTCACCATCTCCACCCTCACCGGAGTTGTCCTCATAGCGAGGCCGCCCTTCCTCTTCGGGGGTGAGATCTCAGACATTGAGAACAACTACGACAACCACTTAAAGGGCACCGTAGCTGCCTTCGTAAGCGCCGTTGCGGTAGCATGCACGATGGTCATCTTGAGAAAGATGGGCAAGAATGTGCATTACTACCTCGCTGTGTGGTATTATGCTGTCCTGGGTTTCATAGAGTGTGTCGTGGTGTTGTTCATCATAGATGAGTGGAAAATGCCATCGTGCGGCTGGGACAGGTGGATCATGATGTCCATTGGGGTCCTGGGTATTGCTGGCCAGATATTCCTTACCAAAGCACTGCAGGTGGAGAAGGCCGGCCCGGTGGCACTCATGAGGACCACGGACGTGGTGTTGGCCTTCGTACTGCAATTCCTCTTCCTCAATCGCAAGCCGACATGGTGGAGCCTCGGCGGAGCGCTGTGCGTGATTAGCAGCACCACCGGCGTGGCGATCAGAAAGTGGTACAACAGTACTAGGCATAACAGCTGA